A portion of the Meriones unguiculatus strain TT.TT164.6M chromosome 14, Bangor_MerUng_6.1, whole genome shotgun sequence genome contains these proteins:
- the LOC110542946 gene encoding zinc finger protein 235-like isoform X2: METVTFRDLAVVFSEEELELLDAAQRKLYHDVMLENFRNLLSVGGQTPNKVETLHAIGLSCLLPGWLPCWQMTSHDVNKLARIPEAVIYTQGKGSHFLEQCHSSCYGGAEEPPQASEDGCCLERLTNDHSSIATNLEFLSVRAQSSWRETHFRERQNHQKQRPQTLVKNKPQRLASGVDLLSCIPHHDNNILHQRDKAHRSGDYSKVICPKSPLTQHSVYTEGKTYQCSEGQEAIIDSPGLELHQQVLLGKKFSVHGALEDTRHSSSVPIQQNALPAKTYYWCHECGKGFSQRSSLKTHQRVHTGEKPYLCDTCGKGFIRSSDLSIHSLFHTGEKPYKCEVCGKGFTKRNILQNHDRIHTGEKPYKCGDCGKCFTFSSSLYNHQRVHTGEKPYKCDKCGKCFSFSSNLDSHQRVHTGEKPYKCEECGKSFSSFSSLQRHHGVHPGEKPFCCNVCGKGFTRNSDFKAHQTAHTEEKPYRCHVRGKCFTGRLNARQRVHTGEKPYVCKECGKGFCHASYLQAHQKVHTGEKPYECNTCGKAFSQRGNLQSHQKTHTGEKPFKCGHCGKQFRWSGGLSAHWRVHTGEKPYTCQQCGKGFSHASSFLRHQRVHTGEKPYKCQQCGKGFSHASSFHSHQRVHTGEKPYKCQQCGKGFSHASSFHSHQRVHTRERP; the protein is encoded by the exons ATG GAGACAGTGACGTTCAGGGACTTGGCCGTGGTCTTCAGtgaggaggagctggagctgctgGATGCTGCCCAGAGGAAGCTGTACCATGACGTGATGCTGGAGAACTTCAGGAACCTTCTGTCAGTGG GAGGCCAGACTCCAAACAAGGTGGAGACTCTTCATGCAATAGGATTAAGTTGCCTTTTACCAGGGTGGCTTCCATGCTGGCAAATGACAAGCCATGATGTCAACAAACTTGCCAGAATTCCAGAAGCTGTGATATACACTCAAGGAAAGGGTTCTCACTTTTTGGAGCAATGCCACTCCTCTTGCTATGGGGGAGCAGAAGAGCCTCCCCAGGCCTCTGAGGATGGCTGCTGTCTTGAGAGACTCACAAATGACCATTCCAGCATTGCTACAAATTTGGAATTTCTGTCTGTCAGAGCTCAGAGTTCTTGGAGGGAAACACATTttagagagagacagaaccaTCAGAAACAACGTCCACAGACTCTGGTGAAAAACAAGCCACAGCGGTTGGCTTCGGGTGTTGACCTTCTGAGTTGCATTCCCCACCATGATAACAATATACTGCATCAAAGAGACAAAGCCCACAGGAGCGGTGACTATAGTAAAGTCATCTGTCCCAAGTCACCTCTCACCCAGCACAGTGTTTACACAGAAGGGAAGACCTACCAGTGCAGCGAGGGCCAAGAAGCCATCATTGACAGCCCCGGTTTAGAACTCCATCAGCAGGTACTGTTGGGAAAGAAGTTTTCTGTACATGGTGCACTTGAGGACACCAGGCATAGCTCCAGTGTCCCCATTCAACAAAATGCTCTTCCAGCAAAAACGTACTACTGGTGTCATGAGTGTGGCAAGGGCTTCAGTCAGAGGTCAAGTCTGAAGACTCACCAGAGGGTGCACACAGGGGAGAAACCCTACCTGTGTGACACCTGTGGGAAAGGCTTCATCCGTAGCTCAGATCTCAGCATCCACAGCCTATTTCACACTGGGGAGAAACCTTACAAGTGTGAGGTCTGTGGGAAGGGCTTCACAAAACGGAATATCCTTCAGAACCATGACCGaattcacacaggagagaagccgTATAAGTGTGGAGACTGTGGCAAATGCTTTACATTTAGTTCCAGCCTTTACAACCACCAGAGAGTCCACACTGGGGAAAAACCATACAAGTGTGACAAGTGTGGGAAGTGCTTCAGCTTTAGTTCCAATCTTGACAGCCATCAGCGGgtccacacaggagagaagccatATAAATGTGAAGAGTGTGGGAAGAGTTTCAGTTCCTTCTCATCCTTACAAAGACACCATGGGGTCCATCCAGGAGAGAAGCCCTTCTGCTGCAATGTGTGTGGGAAGGGCTTCACTCGGAACTCAGATTTTAAGGCCCACCAGACAGCTCACACTGAGGAAAAGCCATACAGATGTCATGTGCGTGGGAAATGCTTTACAGGCAGGCTTAATGCCCGCCAGAGagtgcacactggagagaaaccctatgtatGCAAGGAGTGTGGGAAAGGATTCTGTCATGCCTCATACCTCCAGGCCCACCAGAAGGTACACACAGGGGAGAAGCCATACGAATGTAACacgtgtgggaaagccttcagccAGAGGGGCAATCTCCAAAGCCATCAgaaaactcacactggagagaagccattCAAATGTGGGCACTGTGGGAAGCAATTCAGGTGGAGTGGTGGGCTTAGTGCTCACTGGAGGgtccacacaggagagaagccctACACATGTCAGCAGTGTGGGAAGGGCTTCAGTCATGCCTCATCCTTCCTGAGGCACCAGAGGgtccacacaggagagaaaccctataaatgtcaGCAGTGTGGGAAGGGCTTTAGTCATGCCTCATCCTTCCACTCACACCAGAGGgtccacacaggagagaaaccctataaatgtcaGCAGTGTGGGAAGGGCTTTAGTCATGCCTCATCCTTCCACTCACACCAGAGGGTCCACACGAGAGAGAGGCCCTAA
- the LOC110542946 gene encoding zinc finger protein 235-like isoform X3, whose protein sequence is MLENFRNLLSVGGQTPNKVETLHAIGLSCLLPGWLPCWQMTSHDVNKLARIPEAVIYTQGKGSHFLEQCHSSCYGGAEEPPQASEDGCCLERLTNDHSSIATNLEFLSVRAQSSWRETHFRERQNHQKQRPQTLVKNKPQRLASGVDLLSCIPHHDNNILHQRDKAHRSGDYSKVICPKSPLTQHSVYTEGKTYQCSEGQEAIIDSPGLELHQQVLLGKKFSVHGALEDTRHSSSVPIQQNALPAKTYYWCHECGKGFSQRSSLKTHQRVHTGEKPYLCDTCGKGFIRSSDLSIHSLFHTGEKPYKCEVCGKGFTKRNILQNHDRIHTGEKPYKCGDCGKCFTFSSSLYNHQRVHTGEKPYKCDKCGKCFSFSSNLDSHQRVHTGEKPYKCEECGKSFSSFSSLQRHHGVHPGEKPFCCNVCGKGFTRNSDFKAHQTAHTEEKPYRCHVRGKCFTGRLNARQRVHTGEKPYVCKECGKGFCHASYLQAHQKVHTGEKPYECNTCGKAFSQRGNLQSHQKTHTGEKPFKCGHCGKQFRWSGGLSAHWRVHTGEKPYTCQQCGKGFSHASSFLRHQRVHTGEKPYKCQQCGKGFSHASSFHSHQRVHTGEKPYKCQQCGKGFSHASSFHSHQRVHTRERP, encoded by the exons ATGCTGGAGAACTTCAGGAACCTTCTGTCAGTGG GAGGCCAGACTCCAAACAAGGTGGAGACTCTTCATGCAATAGGATTAAGTTGCCTTTTACCAGGGTGGCTTCCATGCTGGCAAATGACAAGCCATGATGTCAACAAACTTGCCAGAATTCCAGAAGCTGTGATATACACTCAAGGAAAGGGTTCTCACTTTTTGGAGCAATGCCACTCCTCTTGCTATGGGGGAGCAGAAGAGCCTCCCCAGGCCTCTGAGGATGGCTGCTGTCTTGAGAGACTCACAAATGACCATTCCAGCATTGCTACAAATTTGGAATTTCTGTCTGTCAGAGCTCAGAGTTCTTGGAGGGAAACACATTttagagagagacagaaccaTCAGAAACAACGTCCACAGACTCTGGTGAAAAACAAGCCACAGCGGTTGGCTTCGGGTGTTGACCTTCTGAGTTGCATTCCCCACCATGATAACAATATACTGCATCAAAGAGACAAAGCCCACAGGAGCGGTGACTATAGTAAAGTCATCTGTCCCAAGTCACCTCTCACCCAGCACAGTGTTTACACAGAAGGGAAGACCTACCAGTGCAGCGAGGGCCAAGAAGCCATCATTGACAGCCCCGGTTTAGAACTCCATCAGCAGGTACTGTTGGGAAAGAAGTTTTCTGTACATGGTGCACTTGAGGACACCAGGCATAGCTCCAGTGTCCCCATTCAACAAAATGCTCTTCCAGCAAAAACGTACTACTGGTGTCATGAGTGTGGCAAGGGCTTCAGTCAGAGGTCAAGTCTGAAGACTCACCAGAGGGTGCACACAGGGGAGAAACCCTACCTGTGTGACACCTGTGGGAAAGGCTTCATCCGTAGCTCAGATCTCAGCATCCACAGCCTATTTCACACTGGGGAGAAACCTTACAAGTGTGAGGTCTGTGGGAAGGGCTTCACAAAACGGAATATCCTTCAGAACCATGACCGaattcacacaggagagaagccgTATAAGTGTGGAGACTGTGGCAAATGCTTTACATTTAGTTCCAGCCTTTACAACCACCAGAGAGTCCACACTGGGGAAAAACCATACAAGTGTGACAAGTGTGGGAAGTGCTTCAGCTTTAGTTCCAATCTTGACAGCCATCAGCGGgtccacacaggagagaagccatATAAATGTGAAGAGTGTGGGAAGAGTTTCAGTTCCTTCTCATCCTTACAAAGACACCATGGGGTCCATCCAGGAGAGAAGCCCTTCTGCTGCAATGTGTGTGGGAAGGGCTTCACTCGGAACTCAGATTTTAAGGCCCACCAGACAGCTCACACTGAGGAAAAGCCATACAGATGTCATGTGCGTGGGAAATGCTTTACAGGCAGGCTTAATGCCCGCCAGAGagtgcacactggagagaaaccctatgtatGCAAGGAGTGTGGGAAAGGATTCTGTCATGCCTCATACCTCCAGGCCCACCAGAAGGTACACACAGGGGAGAAGCCATACGAATGTAACacgtgtgggaaagccttcagccAGAGGGGCAATCTCCAAAGCCATCAgaaaactcacactggagagaagccattCAAATGTGGGCACTGTGGGAAGCAATTCAGGTGGAGTGGTGGGCTTAGTGCTCACTGGAGGgtccacacaggagagaagccctACACATGTCAGCAGTGTGGGAAGGGCTTCAGTCATGCCTCATCCTTCCTGAGGCACCAGAGGgtccacacaggagagaaaccctataaatgtcaGCAGTGTGGGAAGGGCTTTAGTCATGCCTCATCCTTCCACTCACACCAGAGGgtccacacaggagagaaaccctataaatgtcaGCAGTGTGGGAAGGGCTTTAGTCATGCCTCATCCTTCCACTCACACCAGAGGGTCCACACGAGAGAGAGGCCCTAA
- the LOC110542946 gene encoding zinc finger protein 235-like isoform X4 has translation MTSHDVNKLARIPEAVIYTQGKGSHFLEQCHSSCYGGAEEPPQASEDGCCLERLTNDHSSIATNLEFLSVRAQSSWRETHFRERQNHQKQRPQTLVKNKPQRLASGVDLLSCIPHHDNNILHQRDKAHRSGDYSKVICPKSPLTQHSVYTEGKTYQCSEGQEAIIDSPGLELHQQVLLGKKFSVHGALEDTRHSSSVPIQQNALPAKTYYWCHECGKGFSQRSSLKTHQRVHTGEKPYLCDTCGKGFIRSSDLSIHSLFHTGEKPYKCEVCGKGFTKRNILQNHDRIHTGEKPYKCGDCGKCFTFSSSLYNHQRVHTGEKPYKCDKCGKCFSFSSNLDSHQRVHTGEKPYKCEECGKSFSSFSSLQRHHGVHPGEKPFCCNVCGKGFTRNSDFKAHQTAHTEEKPYRCHVRGKCFTGRLNARQRVHTGEKPYVCKECGKGFCHASYLQAHQKVHTGEKPYECNTCGKAFSQRGNLQSHQKTHTGEKPFKCGHCGKQFRWSGGLSAHWRVHTGEKPYTCQQCGKGFSHASSFLRHQRVHTGEKPYKCQQCGKGFSHASSFHSHQRVHTGEKPYKCQQCGKGFSHASSFHSHQRVHTRERP, from the coding sequence ATGACAAGCCATGATGTCAACAAACTTGCCAGAATTCCAGAAGCTGTGATATACACTCAAGGAAAGGGTTCTCACTTTTTGGAGCAATGCCACTCCTCTTGCTATGGGGGAGCAGAAGAGCCTCCCCAGGCCTCTGAGGATGGCTGCTGTCTTGAGAGACTCACAAATGACCATTCCAGCATTGCTACAAATTTGGAATTTCTGTCTGTCAGAGCTCAGAGTTCTTGGAGGGAAACACATTttagagagagacagaaccaTCAGAAACAACGTCCACAGACTCTGGTGAAAAACAAGCCACAGCGGTTGGCTTCGGGTGTTGACCTTCTGAGTTGCATTCCCCACCATGATAACAATATACTGCATCAAAGAGACAAAGCCCACAGGAGCGGTGACTATAGTAAAGTCATCTGTCCCAAGTCACCTCTCACCCAGCACAGTGTTTACACAGAAGGGAAGACCTACCAGTGCAGCGAGGGCCAAGAAGCCATCATTGACAGCCCCGGTTTAGAACTCCATCAGCAGGTACTGTTGGGAAAGAAGTTTTCTGTACATGGTGCACTTGAGGACACCAGGCATAGCTCCAGTGTCCCCATTCAACAAAATGCTCTTCCAGCAAAAACGTACTACTGGTGTCATGAGTGTGGCAAGGGCTTCAGTCAGAGGTCAAGTCTGAAGACTCACCAGAGGGTGCACACAGGGGAGAAACCCTACCTGTGTGACACCTGTGGGAAAGGCTTCATCCGTAGCTCAGATCTCAGCATCCACAGCCTATTTCACACTGGGGAGAAACCTTACAAGTGTGAGGTCTGTGGGAAGGGCTTCACAAAACGGAATATCCTTCAGAACCATGACCGaattcacacaggagagaagccgTATAAGTGTGGAGACTGTGGCAAATGCTTTACATTTAGTTCCAGCCTTTACAACCACCAGAGAGTCCACACTGGGGAAAAACCATACAAGTGTGACAAGTGTGGGAAGTGCTTCAGCTTTAGTTCCAATCTTGACAGCCATCAGCGGgtccacacaggagagaagccatATAAATGTGAAGAGTGTGGGAAGAGTTTCAGTTCCTTCTCATCCTTACAAAGACACCATGGGGTCCATCCAGGAGAGAAGCCCTTCTGCTGCAATGTGTGTGGGAAGGGCTTCACTCGGAACTCAGATTTTAAGGCCCACCAGACAGCTCACACTGAGGAAAAGCCATACAGATGTCATGTGCGTGGGAAATGCTTTACAGGCAGGCTTAATGCCCGCCAGAGagtgcacactggagagaaaccctatgtatGCAAGGAGTGTGGGAAAGGATTCTGTCATGCCTCATACCTCCAGGCCCACCAGAAGGTACACACAGGGGAGAAGCCATACGAATGTAACacgtgtgggaaagccttcagccAGAGGGGCAATCTCCAAAGCCATCAgaaaactcacactggagagaagccattCAAATGTGGGCACTGTGGGAAGCAATTCAGGTGGAGTGGTGGGCTTAGTGCTCACTGGAGGgtccacacaggagagaagccctACACATGTCAGCAGTGTGGGAAGGGCTTCAGTCATGCCTCATCCTTCCTGAGGCACCAGAGGgtccacacaggagagaaaccctataaatgtcaGCAGTGTGGGAAGGGCTTTAGTCATGCCTCATCCTTCCACTCACACCAGAGGgtccacacaggagagaaaccctataaatgtcaGCAGTGTGGGAAGGGCTTTAGTCATGCCTCATCCTTCCACTCACACCAGAGGGTCCACACGAGAGAGAGGCCCTAA
- the LOC110542946 gene encoding zinc finger protein 235-like isoform X1 produces MVRMQETVTFRDLAVVFSEEELELLDAAQRKLYHDVMLENFRNLLSVGGQTPNKVETLHAIGLSCLLPGWLPCWQMTSHDVNKLARIPEAVIYTQGKGSHFLEQCHSSCYGGAEEPPQASEDGCCLERLTNDHSSIATNLEFLSVRAQSSWRETHFRERQNHQKQRPQTLVKNKPQRLASGVDLLSCIPHHDNNILHQRDKAHRSGDYSKVICPKSPLTQHSVYTEGKTYQCSEGQEAIIDSPGLELHQQVLLGKKFSVHGALEDTRHSSSVPIQQNALPAKTYYWCHECGKGFSQRSSLKTHQRVHTGEKPYLCDTCGKGFIRSSDLSIHSLFHTGEKPYKCEVCGKGFTKRNILQNHDRIHTGEKPYKCGDCGKCFTFSSSLYNHQRVHTGEKPYKCDKCGKCFSFSSNLDSHQRVHTGEKPYKCEECGKSFSSFSSLQRHHGVHPGEKPFCCNVCGKGFTRNSDFKAHQTAHTEEKPYRCHVRGKCFTGRLNARQRVHTGEKPYVCKECGKGFCHASYLQAHQKVHTGEKPYECNTCGKAFSQRGNLQSHQKTHTGEKPFKCGHCGKQFRWSGGLSAHWRVHTGEKPYTCQQCGKGFSHASSFLRHQRVHTGEKPYKCQQCGKGFSHASSFHSHQRVHTGEKPYKCQQCGKGFSHASSFHSHQRVHTRERP; encoded by the exons ATGGTAAGGATGCAG GAGACAGTGACGTTCAGGGACTTGGCCGTGGTCTTCAGtgaggaggagctggagctgctgGATGCTGCCCAGAGGAAGCTGTACCATGACGTGATGCTGGAGAACTTCAGGAACCTTCTGTCAGTGG GAGGCCAGACTCCAAACAAGGTGGAGACTCTTCATGCAATAGGATTAAGTTGCCTTTTACCAGGGTGGCTTCCATGCTGGCAAATGACAAGCCATGATGTCAACAAACTTGCCAGAATTCCAGAAGCTGTGATATACACTCAAGGAAAGGGTTCTCACTTTTTGGAGCAATGCCACTCCTCTTGCTATGGGGGAGCAGAAGAGCCTCCCCAGGCCTCTGAGGATGGCTGCTGTCTTGAGAGACTCACAAATGACCATTCCAGCATTGCTACAAATTTGGAATTTCTGTCTGTCAGAGCTCAGAGTTCTTGGAGGGAAACACATTttagagagagacagaaccaTCAGAAACAACGTCCACAGACTCTGGTGAAAAACAAGCCACAGCGGTTGGCTTCGGGTGTTGACCTTCTGAGTTGCATTCCCCACCATGATAACAATATACTGCATCAAAGAGACAAAGCCCACAGGAGCGGTGACTATAGTAAAGTCATCTGTCCCAAGTCACCTCTCACCCAGCACAGTGTTTACACAGAAGGGAAGACCTACCAGTGCAGCGAGGGCCAAGAAGCCATCATTGACAGCCCCGGTTTAGAACTCCATCAGCAGGTACTGTTGGGAAAGAAGTTTTCTGTACATGGTGCACTTGAGGACACCAGGCATAGCTCCAGTGTCCCCATTCAACAAAATGCTCTTCCAGCAAAAACGTACTACTGGTGTCATGAGTGTGGCAAGGGCTTCAGTCAGAGGTCAAGTCTGAAGACTCACCAGAGGGTGCACACAGGGGAGAAACCCTACCTGTGTGACACCTGTGGGAAAGGCTTCATCCGTAGCTCAGATCTCAGCATCCACAGCCTATTTCACACTGGGGAGAAACCTTACAAGTGTGAGGTCTGTGGGAAGGGCTTCACAAAACGGAATATCCTTCAGAACCATGACCGaattcacacaggagagaagccgTATAAGTGTGGAGACTGTGGCAAATGCTTTACATTTAGTTCCAGCCTTTACAACCACCAGAGAGTCCACACTGGGGAAAAACCATACAAGTGTGACAAGTGTGGGAAGTGCTTCAGCTTTAGTTCCAATCTTGACAGCCATCAGCGGgtccacacaggagagaagccatATAAATGTGAAGAGTGTGGGAAGAGTTTCAGTTCCTTCTCATCCTTACAAAGACACCATGGGGTCCATCCAGGAGAGAAGCCCTTCTGCTGCAATGTGTGTGGGAAGGGCTTCACTCGGAACTCAGATTTTAAGGCCCACCAGACAGCTCACACTGAGGAAAAGCCATACAGATGTCATGTGCGTGGGAAATGCTTTACAGGCAGGCTTAATGCCCGCCAGAGagtgcacactggagagaaaccctatgtatGCAAGGAGTGTGGGAAAGGATTCTGTCATGCCTCATACCTCCAGGCCCACCAGAAGGTACACACAGGGGAGAAGCCATACGAATGTAACacgtgtgggaaagccttcagccAGAGGGGCAATCTCCAAAGCCATCAgaaaactcacactggagagaagccattCAAATGTGGGCACTGTGGGAAGCAATTCAGGTGGAGTGGTGGGCTTAGTGCTCACTGGAGGgtccacacaggagagaagccctACACATGTCAGCAGTGTGGGAAGGGCTTCAGTCATGCCTCATCCTTCCTGAGGCACCAGAGGgtccacacaggagagaaaccctataaatgtcaGCAGTGTGGGAAGGGCTTTAGTCATGCCTCATCCTTCCACTCACACCAGAGGgtccacacaggagagaaaccctataaatgtcaGCAGTGTGGGAAGGGCTTTAGTCATGCCTCATCCTTCCACTCACACCAGAGGGTCCACACGAGAGAGAGGCCCTAA